The DNA region ACGGGCTCGATATGCGTGTTGTCGTCGGGGTGGATCGACGACGTGATCGCGACGCCGCGGCTGAAGTTCCGCTCCTCGTCGACCGAGGTGCGGGCGGCGCCGATGATGGCCTCGGAGTTGGTACGGGTCAGCTCGCCGAGACGCGGCGAGAGCTTCGGCAGCTTGGCGGTGTCGCGCATGCTGTGGAGCAGGTTCTGCGTGCCCCACGTGCCGGCGGCGAGCACCACCTGCGCGGCGGTGAGCTTGTGCCGGAACTTGCGCGAGGTGGTCCCGGTCTTCCTGATGCTCACCTCGTACCCACCTGCGTTTAGCGGGCTAATCGCGCTCACGGTGGTGAGGGGGATGACCTTCGCGCCGTCCTTCTCCGCGAGGTAGAGGTAGTTCTTGACCAGCGTGTTCTTGGCGCCGACGCGGCAGCCGGTCATACAGGCACCGCATTCGGTGCAGCCGGTGCGCGCCGGACCCGCGCCGCCGAAGTACGGGTCCTCGGCGCGCTCCCCCGGCTTGCCGAAGTACACGCCGACGGGCGTCGGGTGGTACGACTCCGGTACGCCCATGTCCGCGGCGACGCCCTTCATGACGACGTCGGACGGCGTGACGCTGGGGTTGGTGACCACGCCCAGCATCCGGCTGGCCTGGTCGTAATGCGGGCCGAGCTCGGCCTCCCAGTCGGTGATGTGGGACCACTGCGGGTCCACGTAGAACGGCTTCAGCGGGCGGTACAGCGTGTTCGCGTAGACCAGCGAGCCGCCGCCGACACCCGCGCCGGCGAGCACCATGACGTCCTTGAGCATGTGGATGCGCTGGATGCCGTAGCAGCCGACCTGCGGCGCCCAGACGTAGCGGCGAAGGTCCCAGGACGTCTTCGCGAACTCGTCGTCGGCGAAGCGGCGCCCCGCCTCGATGACGGCGACGCGGTAGCCCTTCTCGGTCAGGCGGAGGGCGGCGACACTGCCGCCGAACCCGGAGCCGACGACGATCACGTCGTAGTCGAAGTCGTCTTCAGTGGTGGTGTTACTCGCAGTCACACCCTCGACTGTAACCCCGGCCACCCCTTCTGACCAGAGGTAAGTTACTCGCCGGTTACCTTCCACTCGGATGGTGCATGCTCGGACTCGTGATCGACGATTTCGCGAAGGAATACCTGCACAGTGACCTGCGAGAGATCCGTGAAGCGATGCTCCGGAAGCTCGACGGGCTTTCCGAGTACGACGTCCGGCGTCCGCTGACCTCGACGGGGACCAACCTTCTCGGCCTGGTCAAGCACCTGGCGGCATGGGAGGCCCGCTACTTCGGCGAGGTCTTCGATCGGCCGTTTCCCGGTGTCGTCCCCGAGCGCGGGACCGACTTGTGGGCGACCGAGGCGGAAAGCCGCGAGGAGATCATCAGCTACTACCGGCGCGTCTGGGAGCACTCCGACGCGACCATCGCCGCACTTGCTCTCGACTCGCCCGGACGCGTGCCGTGGTGGCCGAGGCCCGACGTGATGCTGTTCAACATCCTGGTCCACATGCTCACCGAAACCAGCCGGCACGCCGGGCACGCCGACATCCTGCGAGAGCACCTGGACGGCTCGGTCGACCTTGCCCCCGCCAAGGACCCCGCCTTCTGGGAATCCCGCCGCGCCGAAATCGACCGCGCCGCCAAGGCGGCCTCAGAGCGCCTTTAGCAGGCTAAACGCGAAACTGATGGGGCACGTGAGGCCGATGGGGCACGTGAGCACAAACCGGCCCGGATCGCGTTTAGCGGGCTAAACGCGATCCGGGCCGGGAAGCGAGCGTCAGCGGCGAACGGTCAGGCCGACCCGCTGGAACTCCTTCAGGTCCGAGTAGCCCGTCTTCGCCATCGCGCGGCGAAGCGCGCCGAAGAGGTTCACGACACCCTCGGCGTCCGAGGACGGCCCGAACAGCAGCGTCTTCAGGTCGACGGCGTAGTCCGGCCCCAGCGCCACGCGCGAACGCGGCAGCGACGGGTGCGCGGCCGCCGACGTCCAGTACAGCCCCTGCCCCGGCGCCTCGGAGGCGGCGGCCAGCGGCGCGCCCAGCATGACCGCGTCGGCACCGCAGGCGATGGCCTTCGCGATGTCGCCGGACGTGCTCATCCCGCCGTCGGCGAGCACGTGGACGTACCGGCCGCCGGTCTCGTCGAGGTAGTCACGCCGCGCGGCCGCGGCGTCGACGATCGCGGTCGCCATCGGCGTCCCGATCCCGAGCACGCTGTCGGTGCTCGTCACACCGCGGCTGGCCCCGTGCCCGACGATCACGCCGGCGGCGCCGGTGCGCATCAGGTGCATCGCCGTGCGGTAGTCGCTGACGCCGCCCGCGATCACCGGGACGTCGAGCCTGCCGATGAAGTCCTTCAGGTCCAGCGGCTCGGCGTCGCGCTGGACGTGCTCGGCCGAGATGATCGTGCCCTGCACGACGAGGATCTCGACGCCGGCCGCGAGCAGATCCGGCGTGAGCTCGGCGGCGTGCTGCGGGCTGACCCGCGCGGCCACGGTGACCCCGGACTCGCGGACGGTCTTGATCGCCTCGGTCAGCAGGTCCAGCCGGATCGGGGCGGAGTGCAGCTCCTGCAGCTCACGCACGATCGCGGTCGGGTCTTCGGTGTCCTCGGCCGCCCGGACGAGGCGGAAGATCGCGTCCTCGACGTTCGGGTGCCGCGCCCACAGCCCTTCGGCGTTGAGGACGCCCAGCCCGCCGAGCTCGCCGACGGCCACCGCGGTTCCCGGCGACACGATCGCGTCGGTGGGGTGGGTGACCAGCGGCAGCTCGAACCGGTACGCGTCGATCTGCCAGGCGGTGGACACGACCGAAGACGACCGGGTGCGCCGCGACGGCACGATCTCCACGTCATCGAGGTCATACGCCCGCCG from Amycolatopsis sp. EV170708-02-1 includes:
- a CDS encoding GuaB3 family IMP dehydrogenase-related protein → MRDLVEIGMGRTARRAYDLDDVEIVPSRRTRSSSVVSTAWQIDAYRFELPLVTHPTDAIVSPGTAVAVGELGGLGVLNAEGLWARHPNVEDAIFRLVRAAEDTEDPTAIVRELQELHSAPIRLDLLTEAIKTVRESGVTVAARVSPQHAAELTPDLLAAGVEILVVQGTIISAEHVQRDAEPLDLKDFIGRLDVPVIAGGVSDYRTAMHLMRTGAAGVIVGHGASRGVTSTDSVLGIGTPMATAIVDAAAARRDYLDETGGRYVHVLADGGMSTSGDIAKAIACGADAVMLGAPLAAASEAPGQGLYWTSAAAHPSLPRSRVALGPDYAVDLKTLLFGPSSDAEGVVNLFGALRRAMAKTGYSDLKEFQRVGLTVRR
- a CDS encoding DinB family protein, whose amino-acid sequence is MLGLVIDDFAKEYLHSDLREIREAMLRKLDGLSEYDVRRPLTSTGTNLLGLVKHLAAWEARYFGEVFDRPFPGVVPERGTDLWATEAESREEIISYYRRVWEHSDATIAALALDSPGRVPWWPRPDVMLFNILVHMLTETSRHAGHADILREHLDGSVDLAPAKDPAFWESRRAEIDRAAKAASERL
- a CDS encoding GMC oxidoreductase translates to MTASNTTTEDDFDYDVIVVGSGFGGSVAALRLTEKGYRVAVIEAGRRFADDEFAKTSWDLRRYVWAPQVGCYGIQRIHMLKDVMVLAGAGVGGGSLVYANTLYRPLKPFYVDPQWSHITDWEAELGPHYDQASRMLGVVTNPSVTPSDVVMKGVAADMGVPESYHPTPVGVYFGKPGERAEDPYFGGAGPARTGCTECGACMTGCRVGAKNTLVKNYLYLAEKDGAKVIPLTTVSAISPLNAGGYEVSIRKTGTTSRKFRHKLTAAQVVLAAGTWGTQNLLHSMRDTAKLPKLSPRLGELTRTNSEAIIGAARTSVDEERNFSRGVAITSSIHPDDNTHIEPVRYGKGSNAMSLLQTIATEGDSAVPRWRQAVNFMVKHPVQTVKLLNGYRWSERTVILLVMQSLDNSITTYTKRGLFGRRKYTSKQGHGEPNPSFIPAGHEANLRTAERIGGMAGGTWGEIFDIPLTAHFIGGAPIGTAADNGVIDPYHRVFNYPGLSIVDGSAITANLGVNPSLTITAQAERAFSFWPNKGEQDSRPAQDSPYARLEPIAPKNPAVPADAPAALRR